In Candidatus Bathyarchaeota archaeon, one DNA window encodes the following:
- a CDS encoding molybdopterin-dependent oxidoreductase, translating to MQNVKSRKSLLTIAFVAVLILAVSMALVIQILPSLEPKKLYPAEVREYQGENLSSISDFRENSILGPQQVDITTYQLTITGLVNKTVTYTYDQILNQFDKYQKVVTLHCVEGWSVTIFWEGFLVSDLLKEAGIKPEAVGVVFRAYDGYATELPLEYINDKQILMAYKMNDLVLPPERGFPFELVAESQAGYKWIKWITTIELTDNPNFLGYWESRGYPNNATIPEP from the coding sequence ATGCAGAATGTTAAAAGTAGAAAATCGCTTCTAACGATTGCGTTTGTTGCTGTTTTGATTCTGGCTGTTTCTATGGCGCTGGTGATTCAAATTCTGCCATCATTAGAACCAAAAAAGCTGTACCCCGCAGAAGTCCGAGAGTACCAAGGTGAAAACCTCTCGTCAATCAGCGACTTCCGAGAAAACTCCATATTAGGACCACAACAAGTCGACATTACCACGTATCAGTTAACCATAACCGGTTTAGTCAACAAAACAGTCACCTACACCTACGACCAAATCCTAAACCAATTTGACAAATACCAAAAAGTCGTCACTCTCCACTGCGTCGAAGGCTGGTCAGTAACAATTTTCTGGGAAGGCTTCCTCGTAAGCGACTTGTTAAAAGAAGCAGGCATAAAACCCGAAGCGGTAGGCGTGGTTTTCCGAGCCTACGACGGGTACGCAACTGAGTTACCTTTGGAGTACATTAATGATAAACAAATCTTGATGGCTTACAAAATGAATGATTTGGTGCTTCCACCCGAGCGTGGTTTCCCCTTTGAGTTGGTTGCTGAAAGCCAAGCGGGCTACAAATGGATAAAGTGGATAACAACAATCGAGTTAACCGATAACCCCAATTTCCTTGGATACTGGGAAAGCCGCGGATACCCCAACAATGCAACCATACCCGAACCCTAA
- a CDS encoding glycerate kinase, with protein sequence MIEIQNRQQLTQNGQTPELQKSRDLALQSLQYAVNAVEPKQLLNAKIKVQNDTLHVENSKFTLSDFAHVYVVGGGKASGKMAQALEELLRARLTGGAVNVPYGTKHETSVIELHEASHPVPDQNGVEGTKQIVRIAERAGADDLVICLISGGGSSLMPLPRKGISLTDKQDITSALLKSGAPIAQVNIVRKHLSEFKGGWLAKKAYPATVLNLVLSDVMGDSLDSIASGPTVPDNSTFSDAKAVLEKYGLWDNVSVSIHKSILDGIASKIEETPKPNDTAFEKVYNLIIGNNKTAVTAAVEYLSSKGLNTVLLPNLLEGEAREVGAALAQFFCSSKSPFPKPVGIVVGGETTVTVKGKGKGGRNQELALSAALNLSELEECVIAAFSTDGVDGPTDAAGAVVDGYTVKRAKKRRLNPKLFLAENDSYDFFEQIGDLIMTGATSTNVNDLCVIVAL encoded by the coding sequence ATGATAGAAATACAAAACCGCCAGCAGCTAACACAAAATGGACAAACTCCCGAGCTACAAAAAAGCCGCGACTTAGCCCTGCAAAGTCTACAGTACGCCGTAAACGCAGTAGAACCCAAACAACTTCTCAACGCCAAAATCAAAGTGCAAAATGATACCCTCCACGTTGAAAACTCCAAGTTTACCCTCTCTGATTTTGCGCATGTTTATGTGGTGGGTGGGGGTAAGGCAAGCGGCAAAATGGCGCAGGCATTGGAGGAGCTGCTGAGGGCACGCTTGACGGGGGGAGCAGTGAATGTTCCTTATGGAACAAAACATGAAACCAGCGTTATTGAACTTCATGAAGCTAGTCATCCTGTTCCTGACCAAAACGGTGTAGAAGGCACCAAGCAAATAGTCCGTATTGCTGAGCGTGCAGGGGCAGATGATTTGGTGATTTGCCTGATTTCAGGCGGCGGTTCAAGCCTTATGCCTCTACCAAGAAAAGGCATTTCCTTAACAGATAAACAGGACATTACAAGTGCTTTACTAAAAAGTGGGGCTCCAATAGCACAGGTTAACATTGTGCGTAAGCACCTCTCCGAGTTTAAAGGGGGTTGGCTGGCCAAAAAAGCTTATCCCGCAACAGTTCTGAACCTTGTGCTGTCAGATGTGATGGGTGACTCCTTGGATTCTATTGCGTCAGGCCCCACAGTACCTGACAATTCAACGTTTTCCGACGCAAAAGCAGTGCTGGAAAAGTATGGTTTATGGGATAACGTGTCCGTATCAATCCACAAAAGCATATTAGATGGAATAGCAAGCAAGATTGAGGAAACACCTAAACCAAACGATACGGCTTTTGAAAAAGTTTACAACCTAATAATTGGAAACAACAAAACCGCAGTCACAGCTGCCGTAGAATACCTATCGTCTAAAGGATTAAACACTGTGCTACTGCCCAATTTACTGGAAGGTGAAGCCCGAGAAGTCGGCGCTGCACTTGCTCAATTCTTCTGCAGTAGCAAATCGCCATTTCCTAAACCTGTTGGCATCGTGGTTGGTGGAGAAACCACCGTTACCGTGAAGGGCAAGGGAAAAGGGGGCAGAAATCAAGAACTTGCGCTCTCTGCAGCTCTAAACCTGTCTGAACTTGAAGAATGCGTGATTGCAGCTTTTAGTACGGATGGTGTGGATGGACCAACAGATGCAGCGGGTGCAGTTGTGGATGGTTACACTGTGAAGCGTGCAAAAAAGAGAAGGTTGAATCCTAAATTGTTTCTTGCAGAAAATGATTCGTATGATTTCTTTGAGCAAATCGGCGATCTTATCATGACTGGAGCCACTTCAACTAATGTTAATGATTTATGTGTAATTGTTGCTTTGTAG
- a CDS encoding 4Fe-4S binding protein: MAFEIISTQAALLILIGIALIGGVAIIKFAKNKTTNISNLRLFIQIVAVCVIFMGLLIGPFGTTQYLPLGIAPRDHLIATDIFGYALPDGLSIPVLGCYFGSGRTVTCPIWQMQTYIFPLWETGPGYGAYYTTIGLERLAVVFGTVIVCALILGRSFFGWLCPFGLYMDLLTRLRGFFTKKHLTLSKQTNDKLSQSRFVIIAVFMIISIIFGSGLIFGYQLVPGTELANFSNSEGGFITNHFQAPFCVICPMRPLCTLTQMGLGYMEADYVFDIITGPFYSLGYYVSSINLIIFGVITALSLAYRRFWCRICPLGALTALFSTYRPFNKIALTKLEKNEQKCTKCGVCKRVCPTQVTEVYERKGGDVTTSGCMLCMRCVEMCPYEGALEAKFAGKTICKSRNWLKNK, translated from the coding sequence GTGGCTTTCGAAATCATCAGCACTCAAGCAGCATTGCTAATCCTCATAGGAATCGCCTTAATTGGTGGAGTAGCAATAATTAAATTTGCAAAAAACAAAACCACCAACATCAGCAACCTTCGTCTTTTCATCCAAATAGTAGCTGTTTGCGTCATATTCATGGGGTTACTGATTGGGCCCTTTGGAACAACCCAGTATCTACCCTTAGGCATAGCACCAAGAGACCACCTGATAGCCACAGACATCTTTGGGTACGCATTGCCTGACGGCTTATCCATTCCAGTGTTAGGCTGCTATTTTGGTTCTGGACGCACAGTTACTTGCCCAATTTGGCAGATGCAAACCTATATTTTCCCTCTTTGGGAAACAGGACCAGGGTATGGGGCCTACTACACTACCATAGGTTTGGAGCGGTTAGCAGTTGTTTTTGGCACTGTAATTGTTTGTGCGTTGATTCTTGGGCGGTCGTTTTTCGGTTGGCTTTGTCCGTTTGGCTTGTATATGGATTTATTGACGCGACTTAGAGGCTTTTTCACCAAAAAACATTTGACGCTTTCCAAACAAACCAATGATAAACTCAGTCAATCCCGATTTGTTATAATTGCAGTATTTATGATAATTAGCATAATTTTTGGGTCAGGCTTGATTTTTGGGTATCAGCTTGTTCCCGGAACAGAACTGGCAAACTTTTCAAACTCTGAAGGAGGATTTATAACCAACCATTTCCAAGCGCCGTTCTGTGTGATTTGCCCTATGAGACCCTTATGCACATTGACCCAGATGGGTCTTGGTTATATGGAAGCAGATTACGTTTTTGACATAATTACAGGTCCCTTTTACAGTCTGGGTTACTATGTTTCCTCAATAAACCTTATCATATTTGGCGTGATAACCGCGTTATCTTTGGCTTATCGACGTTTCTGGTGTAGAATTTGCCCATTAGGCGCCTTAACTGCCCTGTTTAGCACTTATCGCCCATTCAACAAGATTGCCCTAACCAAACTTGAGAAAAACGAGCAGAAATGCACCAAATGTGGCGTCTGCAAAAGAGTATGCCCCACACAGGTTACGGAAGTTTATGAGCGCAAAGGTGGAGACGTGACAACTTCAGGTTGCATGCTTTGTATGCGTTGTGTAGAGATGTGTCCTTATGAGGGTGCTTTGGAAGCAAAGTTTGCAGGTAAAACCATTTGCAAATCCAGAAACTGGCTGAAAAACAAGTAA
- the dnaG gene encoding DNA primase DnaG, producing MHARFEIEGVVEKPDVIGAVFGQTEGLFGPELDLRELQKTGRIGRIEIDLHSKNDRTHGAITIPTSLDRVSTALIAASVESINRVGPCSAKVHLDKIEDIREARRKLIIDRAKEILHRWNIESMPSVEEVYKEISDTMKVGKVEKFGPEDLPAGPALESSKEIIVVEGRADIINLMRCGLFNTVALEGAKVPESIKKLTKDREATALLDGDRGGDLIQKELLQVTNIKYVGRAPRGKEIEECNCKEIAEALDNRVPVSELHKPAPKKPEPVAAPKPEVPEPIIASVKALQGTLEAVLLNDKLEQIEHMPVSQLAEKLQQVPGVDTVVFDGIITQRIVDIAADKNIKRVIASRVSEAVKPVLNVDLITFARIMA from the coding sequence ATCCACGCGAGATTCGAAATTGAAGGTGTAGTAGAAAAGCCCGACGTTATCGGCGCAGTTTTTGGGCAAACAGAGGGACTTTTTGGACCAGAACTTGACCTCCGCGAACTCCAAAAAACAGGCCGCATCGGACGAATCGAAATAGACCTACATTCTAAAAACGACCGAACACACGGCGCCATAACTATACCAACAAGCCTAGACCGCGTATCCACCGCCCTAATAGCAGCAAGCGTTGAGAGCATAAACCGTGTTGGTCCATGCTCAGCAAAAGTTCACTTAGACAAAATTGAAGATATACGCGAAGCAAGACGAAAACTCATCATTGACCGCGCCAAAGAAATTCTTCACCGATGGAACATTGAATCAATGCCCAGCGTAGAAGAAGTTTACAAAGAAATCAGCGACACCATGAAAGTAGGCAAAGTCGAAAAATTCGGGCCAGAAGACCTACCCGCAGGACCAGCACTAGAAAGCTCCAAAGAAATCATTGTTGTTGAAGGACGAGCAGACATCATTAACTTAATGCGTTGCGGGCTATTCAATACAGTTGCATTGGAAGGCGCCAAGGTTCCAGAATCCATAAAAAAATTAACCAAAGACAGAGAAGCAACCGCACTACTAGACGGCGACCGCGGCGGAGACCTAATCCAAAAAGAACTCCTGCAAGTCACCAACATAAAATACGTGGGACGCGCTCCACGAGGCAAAGAAATCGAGGAATGCAACTGCAAAGAAATCGCTGAGGCCTTAGATAACCGTGTTCCAGTATCAGAACTTCACAAGCCAGCACCTAAAAAACCTGAACCAGTAGCAGCACCCAAACCAGAAGTCCCAGAACCAATCATTGCATCAGTCAAAGCCTTACAGGGAACCCTTGAAGCAGTACTGTTAAACGATAAACTTGAACAAATCGAACACATGCCCGTTAGCCAGCTCGCAGAAAAACTGCAACAGGTACCCGGCGTGGACACAGTTGTTTTCGATGGCATCATCACACAACGCATTGTTGACATCGCTGCTGACAAGAACATCAAACGAGTCATTGCTTCACGTGTATCTGAAGCGGTAAAGCCAGTGCTTAATGTTGATTTAATCACTTTTGCACGTATAATGGCTTAG
- a CDS encoding DNA polymerase II translates to MKQTFWLLDINSKITEDTAEVWLWGITPEGKRVLIIDRDFVAYFYCVVTESFDASKLAGQISSGFAESVVKTEVVSRRFFGQPVMAIKVYCKSPRSIDGVSKQLRDFEGIKECFEDDIRTGMRYLLDNSVVPCTWHEAEVQEEPNVQTARVDTVYAAQSPPKQLNRLDAPALRVLAFSMMCYSCEGSPKASRNPVFMISTVNSEGKENQFIVGEDKNDASVLEEFSSYVQIYDPDVIVSYGANSKDWNYLKSRCKKQGLKLELGRAGGEPYTSMYGHVSLSGIVNVDLEDFGDIFPEVKVKTLQNLADHLGVKSQEASINDVEFAAYWDDPKKRENLKRFNLDNSRRVLGIANLLLDFAMQLSSLVSLPLDQVMSAAVGFRVEWFLIKQTRILGELIPRKMEQIYLPYTGGLVFDPKPGLHQDIAVLDFKSMYPNIMITYNLSPDTYIPPEQQVPESSVYEAPEVKHRFRKEPAGFYKEALTYLISVRGQIRKEMKTLQPQTVEYNILDARQKAVKIVTNAVYGYAGWTGARWYIKPVAEAASAWGRFIIQSAAQMAEEKGLERIYGDTDSLFLSYKPQVIEALTEQIRQKYGLEVEVGEKYKRVFFTEAKKRYAGLRGDGSLDIVGLEVIRGDWAEVAKLVQEKVLEIILKDQSPKSAVNYVHVVIRQLRQRQIPLQNLIIWKTLTKPPQKYNIKAPHVEAAKQLIEHGWRLTSGDKVGYVILQGKGRLYSRVMPYVYAKLDDVDGDYYVEHQVVPAAARILAFFGVTEEQLLKDQETEKLEKKSLMDFMGA, encoded by the coding sequence GTGAAACAAACGTTTTGGCTACTGGATATCAACTCAAAAATTACAGAGGACACCGCAGAAGTATGGCTTTGGGGCATAACACCAGAAGGCAAACGTGTACTCATAATTGACCGTGATTTTGTTGCCTATTTTTACTGCGTGGTGACTGAAAGTTTTGATGCATCGAAGTTGGCGGGGCAAATCAGCAGTGGCTTTGCAGAGTCAGTTGTGAAAACTGAAGTTGTTTCGCGGAGGTTTTTTGGGCAACCTGTGATGGCAATAAAAGTTTACTGTAAAAGCCCAAGATCTATTGATGGCGTTTCCAAGCAACTTCGAGACTTCGAAGGGATAAAAGAGTGCTTCGAAGATGACATCCGAACAGGCATGCGTTACCTCCTTGACAACAGCGTGGTTCCCTGCACATGGCATGAAGCAGAAGTTCAAGAAGAACCAAACGTGCAAACCGCAAGAGTGGACACCGTTTACGCAGCCCAGTCACCACCAAAACAGTTGAATCGTCTTGATGCACCAGCACTGCGGGTTTTGGCGTTTTCGATGATGTGCTACAGTTGCGAGGGTTCGCCTAAAGCAAGCAGAAATCCCGTGTTCATGATTTCCACTGTCAACAGCGAAGGCAAAGAAAACCAGTTTATTGTTGGCGAAGACAAAAACGACGCGTCAGTGCTGGAGGAATTCAGCAGTTACGTGCAGATTTACGACCCCGATGTGATTGTCAGCTACGGAGCCAACAGCAAGGACTGGAATTACCTCAAGAGCCGATGTAAAAAGCAGGGCTTAAAATTGGAACTGGGCAGGGCAGGTGGCGAACCCTACACCAGCATGTATGGACATGTTTCGTTATCGGGCATTGTAAATGTTGATTTGGAAGATTTCGGTGACATTTTTCCTGAAGTTAAAGTCAAAACTCTGCAGAATCTGGCAGATCACTTAGGCGTAAAAAGTCAAGAAGCATCCATTAATGATGTTGAATTTGCTGCCTACTGGGATGACCCAAAGAAACGTGAAAACCTAAAACGATTCAACCTTGACAATTCACGCAGAGTTTTGGGAATAGCGAATTTGCTGCTGGATTTTGCCATGCAACTTTCAAGCTTAGTGAGTTTACCGCTGGATCAAGTAATGTCCGCCGCGGTGGGGTTCCGTGTGGAGTGGTTTTTGATTAAGCAAACACGCATTTTGGGAGAGTTGATTCCAAGGAAAATGGAGCAAATTTATCTGCCTTACACGGGCGGCTTAGTTTTTGACCCTAAACCAGGATTGCATCAGGACATTGCGGTTTTAGACTTCAAATCCATGTACCCCAACATAATGATAACCTACAACCTATCCCCAGACACATACATCCCCCCAGAGCAACAGGTACCTGAAAGTAGCGTTTACGAAGCCCCCGAAGTCAAACATCGCTTCCGCAAAGAACCAGCAGGATTCTACAAAGAAGCCCTCACCTACCTCATTAGCGTACGTGGACAAATTCGTAAAGAAATGAAAACACTGCAACCCCAAACTGTGGAGTACAATATTTTGGATGCACGCCAAAAAGCCGTCAAAATCGTCACCAACGCCGTTTACGGTTATGCTGGCTGGACAGGTGCCCGATGGTACATTAAACCTGTGGCTGAAGCTGCAAGTGCATGGGGGCGCTTCATTATTCAAAGCGCGGCGCAGATGGCAGAAGAGAAAGGGTTGGAGCGCATTTATGGAGATACTGACAGCCTTTTCTTATCTTACAAGCCCCAAGTTATAGAAGCGCTTACTGAACAAATCAGGCAAAAATATGGTTTAGAAGTGGAAGTCGGCGAAAAATACAAACGGGTTTTCTTTACTGAAGCCAAGAAACGCTATGCTGGCTTGCGCGGGGACGGCAGCTTGGACATTGTGGGTTTGGAGGTTATTCGCGGTGACTGGGCAGAAGTAGCCAAGCTGGTGCAGGAAAAAGTCCTTGAAATCATCCTAAAAGACCAATCCCCCAAAAGCGCAGTCAACTATGTGCATGTAGTTATTAGGCAACTGCGGCAAAGGCAGATTCCCTTGCAGAATTTGATAATATGGAAAACCCTCACAAAGCCACCCCAAAAATACAACATAAAAGCCCCACACGTGGAAGCAGCCAAACAACTTATTGAACATGGCTGGCGTTTAACCAGTGGCGACAAAGTGGGTTACGTGATTTTACAGGGCAAAGGCAGGCTCTACAGTCGCGTTATGCCTTATGTTTATGCTAAACTTGATGATGTAGATGGAGACTATTATGTGGAGCATCAGGTGGTTCCTGCAGCCGCAAGGATTTTAGCATTTTTTGGTGTAACAGAAGAACAACTGCTTAAGGATCAAGAAACAGAAAAGTTAGAAAAGAAAAGTTTAATGGATTTTATGGGCGCCTAA
- a CDS encoding Lrp/AsnC ligand binding domain-containing protein, whose translation MPKAYVLINVESGAEESVINELRSIGGVEESYYSYGVYDIITKVNAETMEKLKEMVTKKIRILSRVRSTLTLIMMEE comes from the coding sequence ATGCCCAAAGCTTATGTGTTAATTAATGTTGAGTCAGGCGCTGAAGAATCAGTCATAAACGAGTTAAGAAGCATCGGCGGAGTAGAGGAATCTTACTATTCATACGGCGTGTACGACATCATAACAAAAGTAAACGCTGAAACCATGGAAAAACTAAAAGAAATGGTTACCAAAAAAATAAGAATCCTAAGTAGAGTCCGCTCAACCCTAACTCTGATTATGATGGAAGAATAA
- the budA gene encoding acetolactate decarboxylase, translated as MAETQTIKKRLIFRSILLVALLAVAGVLAYWQMQPTSDTADKYVLFQVAAFNSFAEGNYSGFYSYGDLAEHGDFGIGTFNNLDGEMVALDGKFYQVPMDGIPIQVDASYTAPYATVTFFEADQTIPVTEQLNYTGLLSFISTAFPDQNSIYAIKVAGNFSYAQTRSVPTQSEPYPPLSVPVANQAVFNLTNVEATAVGFWFPNSMDGVDYAGFHLHMITTDYQAGGHLLDCVIENVTVEIDQIKTYQLILAP; from the coding sequence TTGGCAGAAACGCAAACAATCAAAAAAAGGCTGATTTTCCGCTCTATTCTTCTCGTTGCACTTTTAGCGGTGGCAGGTGTGTTGGCTTACTGGCAGATGCAACCTACATCAGACACCGCGGACAAGTATGTGCTCTTTCAGGTTGCAGCCTTTAACAGTTTTGCAGAAGGCAACTATTCAGGATTTTACTCTTACGGCGATTTAGCAGAGCACGGAGACTTTGGAATCGGTACCTTTAACAACTTGGATGGTGAAATGGTGGCACTTGACGGAAAATTCTATCAAGTGCCAATGGATGGTATCCCAATACAGGTCGATGCATCCTACACCGCGCCGTATGCGACAGTAACATTTTTTGAGGCAGACCAAACAATTCCAGTTACCGAGCAATTGAACTATACAGGGCTACTTTCGTTCATCAGCACGGCTTTTCCTGACCAAAACAGCATCTACGCCATAAAAGTAGCAGGAAACTTTAGTTATGCTCAAACCCGAAGTGTCCCCACACAGTCAGAGCCTTATCCGCCGCTTTCTGTACCTGTAGCAAACCAAGCGGTCTTTAATTTGACCAATGTTGAGGCAACTGCTGTGGGTTTCTGGTTCCCAAATAGCATGGACGGCGTAGACTATGCAGGTTTTCATTTACACATGATTACCACTGACTATCAGGCGGGTGGGCACCTGCTGGATTGTGTCATTGAAAACGTCACAGTTGAAATTGACCAAATCAAGACTTACCAGCTGATTCTTGCCCCGTAG